From the Methanomassiliicoccales archaeon genome, one window contains:
- a CDS encoding DUF2098 family protein has product MNVGDYARYKNTGTVGRIVEIKVEGNVTWALLDTYNLYYDLSTLEEAGPEEHRVAAEKEKGLEEKIEEIKKTRESLEEAEKVFSRITPSGT; this is encoded by the coding sequence ATGAATGTTGGCGACTACGCGAGGTACAAAAATACTGGAACAGTGGGCAGAATCGTGGAAATCAAGGTCGAGGGTAATGTCACCTGGGCACTGCTCGATACCTACAATTTATACTATGATCTATCAACGCTAGAAGAAGCAGGACCTGAGGAACATCGCGTAGCCGCTGAAAAAGAAAAGGGACTGGAGGAAAAGATCGAGGAAATCAAGAAAACTCGAGAATCCCTTGAGGAGGCTGAAAAGGTATTTAGCCGGATCACTCCTTCAGGGACTTAA
- a CDS encoding YcaO-related McrA-glycine thioamidation protein, which yields MRRPLQLRSTPKKYLYDGHRAVDPSITLKRIEPLCKVAGITRVADITHLDRVGIPVYSSVRPSAETGAISIYNGKGATKDQAKVSAIMEGLERYSAELGNREIIRATLDDMQSSKHVINPRELILPHRAMHYLEFEKIAWIEGIDLGEMESIWVPAAAVFHPYAPKLDIPLFRSNTNGLASGNSIEEAILHGLCEVVERDAWSICEAHRCVKADLVLDTETGLVHDLVQKFESQGISIHMKDLTSDIGIPTIGVAADDWKTRDATLLVMGIGTHLNPNIAAIRALTEAAQSRVTQIHGAREDTVRAKFRQRLGYERTKAINSMWFSDSGKRIALSEMPPLDTLDIYEDIMIVLEKIKQRGFKKIIVVDLTRQELNIPVVRVIIPGLEVFALDEERYGPRLRSNVS from the coding sequence ATGCGACGACCCCTTCAATTGCGGTCAACCCCGAAGAAATACTTATATGATGGACATCGAGCGGTTGATCCTTCAATTACACTGAAACGCATTGAACCGCTCTGCAAGGTTGCTGGCATAACGCGCGTTGCTGATATTACTCATCTCGACAGAGTTGGAATTCCCGTATATTCGAGCGTCCGACCATCGGCTGAAACTGGAGCGATTAGTATTTATAATGGAAAGGGAGCCACAAAAGACCAGGCTAAAGTTTCCGCGATAATGGAAGGCTTGGAAAGATATAGCGCTGAATTAGGAAATCGAGAGATAATTCGAGCCACACTTGATGATATGCAATCCTCTAAACATGTTATTAATCCTAGAGAATTGATTCTTCCCCATAGAGCGATGCACTATCTCGAATTTGAGAAAATCGCTTGGATTGAAGGAATTGACCTTGGGGAAATGGAATCTATATGGGTTCCGGCCGCTGCCGTTTTTCACCCATATGCACCCAAGCTCGATATCCCCCTTTTTAGATCGAATACTAATGGACTCGCATCAGGAAACTCAATTGAAGAAGCAATATTGCACGGTCTCTGTGAGGTTGTAGAAAGAGATGCATGGTCCATTTGCGAAGCACACAGATGTGTGAAAGCAGATCTAGTACTCGATACTGAAACAGGACTTGTTCATGATCTTGTACAGAAATTTGAATCTCAAGGAATATCAATTCACATGAAAGACCTTACCAGCGATATCGGCATACCGACGATAGGCGTTGCCGCAGATGATTGGAAAACGAGAGATGCTACTCTTTTGGTTATGGGAATTGGAACTCATTTGAATCCTAATATAGCGGCAATTCGTGCTCTGACAGAAGCGGCGCAAAGCCGCGTGACACAAATACACGGAGCAAGAGAGGACACTGTGCGGGCAAAGTTCAGACAACGTTTAGGCTACGAAAGAACCAAAGCAATCAACAGTATGTGGTTTTCAGATTCTGGCAAAAGAATCGCATTGTCTGAAATGCCGCCTCTCGACACACTGGATATTTATGAAGATATTATGATTGTATTGGAGAAGATAAAGCAAAGGGGATTTAAGAAAATTATAGTAGTCGATCTTACTCGACAAGAGCTCAATATCCCCGTCGTTAGGGTTATCATACCTGGATTGGAGGTTTTTGCACTCGACGAAGAGCGATATGGACCCAGATTAAGGAGTAATGTCTCATGA
- the mcrG gene encoding coenzyme-B sulfoethylthiotransferase subunit gamma translates to MVYKRQLYPGTTIPAKNRRKYIDPEVKLEKLRELSMEDVVKILGHRQPGEEYKSVHPPLEEGTEPDCPIRQLVEPIPGAKAGDRIRYVQFTDSVYFAPIVPYVRAWMNVSRFRGVDTGTLSGRQIIEMRERDLEKVAKELIESETFDPARTGIRGATVHGHACRLDENGLMFDAWQRYRWNAKKGEVEYVKDQVAIPLDKPISVGKPLPESELKKRTTMFRVDGVDMREDKEVMMVNLRIHRLRTLAGFQPYALKGV, encoded by the coding sequence ATGGTATATAAGAGGCAGTTGTATCCCGGAACAACGATTCCGGCTAAGAACAGGCGGAAATACATCGATCCAGAAGTCAAGTTGGAAAAGCTCCGCGAGCTCTCCATGGAAGATGTTGTGAAGATCCTCGGTCACCGACAGCCCGGTGAGGAGTACAAGAGCGTGCACCCGCCACTTGAAGAAGGAACCGAACCTGATTGCCCAATCAGACAGTTAGTTGAACCGATACCAGGTGCGAAGGCGGGGGACAGAATTAGATATGTCCAGTTTACAGATTCTGTCTATTTTGCCCCGATTGTTCCATACGTGCGAGCATGGATGAACGTCAGCAGGTTCAGGGGAGTTGACACAGGTACGCTATCTGGAAGGCAGATTATCGAAATGCGGGAGCGTGACCTAGAAAAGGTAGCCAAAGAACTCATCGAAAGTGAGACATTTGATCCTGCCAGGACTGGTATTAGAGGAGCAACGGTGCATGGGCATGCATGCCGTCTTGATGAAAACGGCTTGATGTTTGATGCATGGCAAAGGTACCGGTGGAATGCGAAGAAGGGCGAAGTCGAGTATGTGAAGGATCAAGTTGCAATCCCACTAGATAAGCCGATATCCGTTGGAAAGCCGCTGCCGGAGTCGGAGCTGAAGAAGCGCACGACGATGTTCAGGGTCGATGGAGTTGATATGAGAGAAGACAAAGAAGTTATGATGGTCAACCTGAGAATACACAGGTTGAGAACTTTGGCTGGATTTCAGCCCTACGCTCTTAAGGGGGTGTAA
- a CDS encoding DUF169 domain-containing protein: MNCPEASKKIVEILGLKYEPVAVKLVKKGESPPEGYVEVASSLRHCQSIMRARKGEEFWIPASKHACPVGASALGILPTPEKVASGEFHANLGMFACAEAAKKMIDARPTLPLGDIIGTVVAPLSKARFKPDVVVVVGTPEQIYWILPAAATYEIGGRVTITTATMQATCVDSTIIPYITENINISLGCFGCRRSTDIAPEEMYVGIPFSKLDGILRALEKLGAGPIPKSRSKS; the protein is encoded by the coding sequence ATGAATTGTCCTGAAGCATCAAAGAAGATTGTAGAAATTCTTGGCCTCAAGTACGAACCGGTTGCGGTGAAACTTGTGAAGAAGGGAGAATCTCCTCCCGAAGGGTATGTGGAGGTTGCATCTAGCTTAAGGCACTGCCAGTCGATAATGAGGGCAAGAAAAGGTGAGGAATTCTGGATACCGGCATCAAAGCATGCTTGCCCTGTTGGTGCGTCTGCTCTTGGGATTCTACCAACTCCCGAGAAAGTTGCTTCCGGCGAATTCCATGCAAATTTGGGAATGTTCGCATGTGCTGAAGCAGCAAAGAAGATGATTGACGCAAGACCGACTTTGCCATTGGGGGATATTATTGGGACTGTAGTTGCTCCGTTGAGTAAGGCAAGATTCAAACCCGATGTGGTGGTTGTAGTTGGCACGCCTGAACAAATTTACTGGATCTTACCTGCAGCCGCGACCTATGAAATTGGCGGTCGCGTGACTATTACTACGGCAACCATGCAAGCAACTTGTGTTGATTCGACGATTATTCCCTACATTACAGAAAACATCAACATCTCGCTTGGATGCTTTGGATGTCGAAGAAGCACTGACATTGCTCCCGAAGAAATGTATGTTGGTATTCCGTTTAGTAAATTAGATGGTATATTAAGAGCACTTGAAAAGCTTGGAGCAGGTCCAATTCCAAAATCACGATCGAAGTCCTAA
- a CDS encoding Lrp/AsnC family transcriptional regulator, producing MDKLDVEILRILRANSRESLGNIAERLGVSKATVSRRISRMEREGYISGYTTIMNLSRMGVMRALIFLEVVGSAINSVIEELKKFDEIEYIHKVFGDHSLICEVYTRSVDNLYQLIQGKILTIPQIHNVEVDILIERISLNPDADFNTAAGKSTSST from the coding sequence GTGGACAAGTTAGATGTTGAGATCCTTAGAATATTAAGAGCGAATTCGAGAGAAAGCTTAGGAAATATTGCAGAGAGACTTGGCGTATCGAAGGCAACCGTCAGCAGGAGAATTTCAAGAATGGAAAGGGAGGGCTATATTTCTGGTTATACTACGATAATGAATCTTTCCAGAATGGGCGTTATGAGAGCCCTCATTTTTCTTGAGGTGGTAGGATCAGCCATCAATTCTGTGATAGAAGAGTTAAAGAAATTTGACGAGATCGAATATATCCACAAGGTGTTCGGGGACCATTCACTTATATGCGAAGTATATACTAGAAGTGTAGACAACCTCTATCAATTGATCCAGGGGAAGATTCTTACAATACCACAGATCCACAATGTGGAAGTTGATATTTTGATTGAAAGAATTTCACTTAATCCAGATGCGGACTTCAATACGGCTGCGGGCAAATCAACAAGTTCCACATGA
- a CDS encoding TfuA-related McrA-glycine thioamidation protein: MRAVIYVGPSLPHELARKILSADYRPPIKRGDLVHLYDEEDIVVGIIDGVFFSESAVGHREILELINRGIKVIGGGSMGALRASELCDFGMMGVGEIFRLYRSGVIEGDDEVALAFDPLTFCPLSEPLINIRHNLENAVAHGIISSRDYEELIKEIKKIYFPMRSYDLLKSIAATKLKQQDYSRFLSYLEENKKDLKRQDAELVVMTIKDLIGSL; encoded by the coding sequence ATGAGAGCTGTGATTTACGTTGGACCTAGTCTACCACACGAACTAGCGCGTAAGATACTATCTGCAGACTACAGACCTCCGATCAAGAGAGGAGATCTTGTTCATTTGTACGACGAAGAAGATATTGTTGTTGGGATAATTGACGGCGTCTTCTTCAGCGAATCTGCGGTTGGTCATAGGGAGATCTTAGAACTCATCAATCGAGGCATCAAGGTAATTGGGGGAGGCAGTATGGGAGCGTTAAGAGCATCAGAACTCTGCGATTTCGGGATGATGGGAGTTGGAGAAATTTTTCGATTGTATCGTTCAGGAGTGATCGAAGGTGACGACGAAGTCGCCTTGGCCTTTGATCCTTTGACTTTTTGCCCGCTATCTGAGCCTTTGATTAACATAAGACATAATCTTGAAAACGCTGTCGCCCACGGAATAATCTCATCGCGGGATTATGAGGAGCTGATTAAAGAAATCAAGAAAATTTACTTTCCTATGCGATCGTATGATTTACTCAAAAGTATCGCCGCAACGAAATTAAAACAACAAGACTATTCTCGATTTTTATCGTATTTGGAAGAAAATAAAAAAGACTTGAAGCGGCAAGATGCCGAATTGGTTGTCATGACCATCAAAGATTTAATAGGATCTCTCTAA
- a CDS encoding tetrahydromethanopterin S-methyltransferase subunit A codes for MQDPENLKSVWPILDGDYELGDGDSPVAIAIIGRGRVELSPKQYCIKGTVKTENIGIEKIIGNIVSNSTIRFLIVCGKEEFGHFPGDALISLWKNGVDERMRIVGTRAAVPYLCNVSPEAIERFRKQVELIDLVYPKDVEEIIAYDPVYHFDDERISALIKVIEECVARNPGPFEGQPIIISHNALKLEGSFIGRSLNLAADKFASHMLRLSSEKLSTTASLAIVSEEFGVIFDVIDHEIFVVPSISLVTKIRAYLTGGV; via the coding sequence TTGCAAGACCCTGAAAACCTGAAAAGCGTGTGGCCGATTTTGGACGGAGACTATGAGCTCGGCGACGGTGATTCGCCGGTAGCAATTGCGATTATTGGAAGAGGACGTGTTGAGCTTTCACCAAAACAATACTGTATTAAGGGCACTGTAAAAACCGAAAACATTGGAATCGAGAAAATCATCGGAAACATCGTCAGCAATTCTACAATACGATTTTTGATTGTCTGCGGGAAGGAAGAATTCGGTCACTTTCCTGGCGATGCATTGATTAGTTTGTGGAAGAATGGAGTCGATGAGCGAATGCGCATTGTCGGAACGAGAGCTGCAGTTCCTTACTTGTGTAACGTTTCTCCCGAAGCAATTGAACGGTTCAGAAAGCAAGTTGAATTGATTGATCTCGTCTATCCCAAAGATGTTGAGGAAATCATTGCATACGACCCCGTGTATCATTTCGATGATGAAAGAATAAGTGCGTTGATTAAGGTCATTGAGGAATGTGTAGCGCGCAATCCAGGTCCCTTTGAAGGACAACCTATTATTATCAGCCATAATGCACTCAAATTGGAAGGAAGTTTTATTGGAAGGTCTCTAAATCTTGCTGCCGATAAATTTGCATCACATATGCTTCGGCTCTCGAGTGAAAAACTCAGCACAACAGCTTCATTGGCCATTGTCTCCGAGGAATTTGGCGTAATATTTGATGTGATTGATCATGAGATCTTCGTGGTTCCATCAATATCGCTGGTTACGAAGATTAGAGCATATCTAACTGGAGGGGTCTGA
- a CDS encoding MBL fold metallo-hydrolase: MRLISVVDNTSAPPYSPSGLVRRLDSPAKHFLSEHGFAMLVETENGRRILVDAGASEEVLLHNLELLELSPQKIDAVFVTHGHYDHVGGLLPFITAKTPIFTHPKSLSRRRFSLVNEKTTELSPPSKILEALSSANMILDSEPREIFEGIRTSGEIPRLFPFEQLGNYMVEENGVLVPDTFVDEQVLLMNSKKGLILIVGCGHIGIVNIVHHLKKITGSKIFMIAGGFHLYSGDTERLLKTMDHLKSLGVERVAPMHCTGFEAMKLISDRFTGFELVSVGSEIIL; this comes from the coding sequence GTGCGGCTGATTTCTGTTGTTGATAATACATCTGCCCCTCCTTATTCGCCCTCAGGGTTGGTGAGGAGGCTGGATTCCCCGGCAAAGCATTTCCTTTCGGAGCATGGCTTTGCCATGTTGGTAGAGACTGAAAATGGCCGGAGGATTCTCGTAGACGCAGGAGCTTCTGAAGAAGTTCTTCTTCACAATTTGGAATTGCTTGAGTTATCCCCCCAGAAGATCGATGCGGTATTTGTAACGCATGGCCATTACGATCATGTCGGCGGTCTTTTACCATTCATTACAGCGAAAACTCCGATTTTTACGCACCCTAAGTCGCTTTCTCGCCGTCGCTTTTCTCTTGTAAACGAAAAGACAACCGAGCTCTCGCCTCCAAGTAAGATTTTAGAGGCACTCAGTTCTGCAAATATGATCCTAGATTCTGAGCCGAGAGAGATCTTTGAGGGTATACGCACGTCCGGGGAAATACCACGTCTATTCCCGTTTGAGCAACTTGGCAATTATATGGTTGAAGAGAACGGTGTGCTAGTTCCCGATACATTTGTTGATGAGCAAGTTCTTTTGATGAACTCGAAGAAAGGATTGATCCTCATCGTAGGATGCGGGCATATCGGAATAGTCAATATCGTTCATCATTTGAAGAAAATAACCGGTTCGAAGATATTCATGATAGCTGGTGGATTCCATCTATATTCTGGTGACACTGAGAGACTTCTGAAGACCATGGATCATCTCAAGTCGCTCGGCGTTGAACGAGTAGCTCCGATGCACTGCACAGGGTTTGAAGCCATGAAACTCATATCTGATAGGTTCACAGGCTTTGAGCTGGTGTCTGTAGGAAGCGAAATAATCCTGTAA
- the mcrD gene encoding methyl-coenzyme M reductase operon protein D, with protein MPAESMPEPVPLPEVMIFPFRLLSAETTEKLLNKLHSINHVRQINVQGESLPEKVSMGPGAGLPVEHSERKVIEVAGKKIELKVQVGRIFVEIDDIDHVEAALRDIENVCKEILPFGFDLEVGRYSKYKPTVSDYMKGAR; from the coding sequence ATGCCCGCTGAATCCATGCCGGAGCCGGTGCCGCTACCCGAAGTCATGATATTTCCTTTCAGATTGCTCTCTGCTGAAACAACGGAGAAATTGTTAAACAAATTACACTCAATCAATCACGTGAGACAGATCAATGTGCAAGGTGAGTCTCTTCCCGAAAAGGTATCGATGGGTCCTGGCGCAGGACTGCCAGTAGAGCACAGCGAAAGAAAGGTTATTGAGGTAGCGGGTAAGAAGATAGAACTCAAGGTCCAAGTGGGTCGCATATTCGTCGAGATCGATGACATCGATCACGTCGAAGCGGCTCTAAGGGATATTGAGAATGTATGTAAGGAAATACTTCCATTCGGCTTCGACTTGGAAGTTGGAAGGTATTCAAAATATAAGCCTACTGTTTCCGATTATATGAAAGGAGCGAGGTGA
- the mcrA gene encoding coenzyme-B sulfoethylthiotransferase subunit alpha, with amino-acid sequence MAQEKLFIQAMKKKFKEDPTEVHTTYYSFGGWRQSKRKREWVEQANKIAKERGIPMMNQDIGVPLGQRVLMPYQLSHTDIFVEPDDLHFINNAAMQQAWDDIRRTVIVGLDTAHQVIEKRLGKEVTPETINAYLEAVNHTMPGGAVVQEHMAECSPALTADCYVKVFSGNDELIDEIDKPFVIDINKEFPADQAKQLKEAIGNTLWQVVRCPTIVGRTCDGATMSRWSAMQISMAFITSYKLAAGEAAIADFAFAAKHAAVVEMATMMPARRARGPNEPGGLPFGYLADITQSFRKYPDDPARAALEAVALGAVIYDQIYLGSYMSGGVGFTQYATAAYTDNILEDYTYYAVDLIKKKYGGLAKAKPSMELIEELVTEVNGYALEMYERYPAAMEAHFGGSQRATVAAAASGIASAMATGIADVGVNGWYLSMLQHKERLGRLGFYGYDLQDQCGSANSFAYRSDEGLPFELRGPNYPNYAMNVGHMSGYGGIACAAHVARGDAFCCHPLIKVAFADKNLPFDFANITREFGRGGLREFRPAGERTVIIPPA; translated from the coding sequence ATGGCCCAGGAAAAGTTATTTATTCAGGCGATGAAGAAGAAATTCAAAGAAGACCCCACAGAAGTTCACACAACATATTATTCCTTTGGCGGCTGGAGGCAGTCAAAGAGGAAGAGGGAGTGGGTCGAGCAGGCTAACAAGATTGCTAAGGAAAGGGGCATACCGATGATGAACCAGGACATCGGTGTTCCCCTGGGTCAGAGAGTTCTCATGCCCTATCAGCTCTCGCACACTGATATCTTCGTAGAGCCTGATGATCTGCACTTCATCAATAACGCAGCGATGCAACAGGCATGGGATGATATTAGAAGAACTGTGATAGTTGGTCTGGATACCGCACACCAGGTTATTGAAAAGAGGTTGGGTAAAGAAGTTACTCCGGAGACAATCAACGCTTACCTTGAAGCGGTAAACCACACGATGCCTGGTGGGGCTGTCGTACAGGAGCACATGGCAGAGTGCAGTCCCGCATTGACAGCAGACTGTTATGTAAAGGTATTCAGCGGGAACGACGAATTGATTGACGAGATCGACAAGCCCTTTGTTATTGACATCAATAAAGAGTTCCCAGCTGATCAGGCAAAGCAGCTTAAAGAAGCGATTGGCAACACTCTTTGGCAGGTTGTAAGGTGCCCGACGATTGTTGGTCGTACATGTGATGGAGCAACAATGTCTAGATGGAGTGCAATGCAAATCAGCATGGCCTTCATTACATCGTATAAATTAGCAGCAGGAGAGGCGGCAATTGCCGACTTTGCATTCGCTGCAAAACACGCCGCCGTCGTGGAAATGGCAACGATGATGCCAGCAAGAAGAGCAAGAGGTCCCAACGAGCCAGGAGGATTGCCCTTTGGATACCTTGCTGACATAACTCAATCTTTCAGGAAGTATCCTGATGATCCAGCGAGGGCCGCGCTAGAAGCTGTTGCTCTTGGCGCTGTGATCTATGACCAGATTTACCTCGGGTCGTATATGTCTGGTGGTGTTGGCTTCACGCAGTACGCAACGGCTGCTTATACAGATAACATACTGGAGGACTACACTTATTATGCTGTCGATTTGATCAAGAAGAAATACGGCGGACTAGCGAAAGCTAAACCGTCGATGGAGTTGATAGAAGAACTGGTTACTGAGGTCAATGGATACGCTCTCGAGATGTACGAAAGATACCCAGCTGCAATGGAAGCTCACTTTGGCGGATCCCAGAGAGCTACTGTTGCTGCTGCTGCAAGCGGAATCGCATCTGCAATGGCAACTGGCATTGCCGATGTTGGTGTGAATGGATGGTACCTCTCGATGTTGCAGCACAAGGAACGCCTCGGTAGACTGGGATTCTATGGTTACGATCTGCAGGATCAGTGTGGTTCGGCAAACAGCTTTGCCTATAGGAGCGATGAGGGTTTACCATTCGAACTGAGAGGCCCCAACTATCCGAACTACGCGATGAACGTCGGGCACATGAGTGGTTATGGTGGTATTGCCTGTGCAGCCCACGTTGCAAGGGGCGATGCATTCTGCTGCCATCCATTGATCAAAGTGGCCTTTGCAGACAAGAACCTACCATTTGACTTCGCGAATATCACAAGGGAGTTCGGCCGTGGCGGTCTGAGGGAGTTCAGGCCTGCTGGTGAAAGAACTGTAATCATTCCTCCAGCGTGA
- the mcrB gene encoding coenzyme-B sulfoethylthiotransferase subunit beta, which produces MAKYKDKVDLYDDRGKLIESNVPLEAISPLYNPAIKRTVALAKRVVAVDLAGIEKGLKTGKVGGGHIKGKEIDVAIVANAEKIAKAVRDILKVAKNDDTEVAVLADGKKMIVKVPSARLEAGVEYTTGFTAAAAAVTQAIIELFNIDMFRANMVKAAVWGRYPQTLTFLGANVKSILEVPQNNEGAGYALRNIMANHIVALTGRNAMNAAALASIFEQTAMFEMGDAIGPFERLHLLGLAYQGLNANNMVYDIVKENGKTGTVGTVVGSIVGRAIEDRVIKVKEKLPSGYKVYTTNDFALWNAYAAVGMLAAIMVNCGAARAAQGVPSTILYYNDLLEHETGLPGVDFGRAMGTSVGMSFFSHSIYGGGGPGLFHGNHIVTRHSKGFVIPAIAAGCALDAGTQMFSPEATSGLVKEVFGDIPEFKSPIKVVGKEAKKLKDVM; this is translated from the coding sequence ATGGCGAAGTACAAGGACAAAGTGGACTTGTATGACGATAGGGGCAAGCTGATCGAAAGTAATGTGCCGCTTGAAGCCATCAGTCCTCTTTACAACCCTGCAATCAAGAGAACGGTAGCTTTGGCCAAGCGAGTGGTCGCTGTTGATCTGGCCGGAATTGAAAAGGGACTTAAGACCGGTAAGGTTGGCGGTGGCCACATTAAAGGAAAGGAAATCGATGTGGCGATTGTTGCGAACGCGGAAAAAATTGCAAAGGCAGTTCGCGACATATTGAAAGTGGCCAAGAATGACGACACTGAGGTTGCCGTACTTGCAGATGGGAAGAAGATGATCGTGAAAGTTCCCTCAGCAAGGCTAGAGGCAGGCGTGGAGTATACAACGGGCTTCACGGCTGCCGCCGCCGCGGTAACTCAGGCGATCATCGAGCTTTTCAACATCGATATGTTCCGTGCAAACATGGTGAAGGCTGCCGTTTGGGGTAGGTATCCCCAGACATTGACATTTCTAGGAGCAAATGTTAAATCGATCCTAGAAGTGCCTCAGAACAATGAGGGTGCAGGGTATGCATTGAGGAATATCATGGCAAATCACATAGTGGCACTGACTGGCAGAAATGCCATGAATGCGGCAGCCCTTGCGTCGATATTTGAGCAGACTGCGATGTTTGAGATGGGAGACGCAATAGGACCATTTGAGCGATTGCACCTGCTGGGTCTTGCATACCAGGGTCTCAACGCAAACAACATGGTATACGATATTGTGAAAGAGAACGGCAAGACTGGAACTGTCGGTACTGTTGTAGGCTCAATCGTCGGCAGAGCGATTGAAGACAGGGTCATTAAGGTGAAAGAAAAACTACCGTCGGGATACAAGGTATATACGACTAACGATTTCGCTCTATGGAACGCATATGCAGCTGTAGGTATGCTTGCTGCAATAATGGTGAACTGCGGTGCAGCTAGAGCTGCGCAGGGTGTACCATCGACGATTTTGTACTACAACGATTTACTCGAGCACGAGACCGGACTGCCTGGTGTTGACTTTGGTCGAGCAATGGGTACATCGGTTGGGATGTCCTTCTTCTCGCACTCGATTTACGGCGGTGGAGGACCTGGACTATTCCATGGAAATCACATCGTGACTCGACACTCAAAGGGATTTGTCATACCTGCGATTGCAGCAGGTTGTGCACTCGATGCCGGTACGCAGATGTTCTCTCCCGAAGCGACATCAGGGCTTGTGAAAGAGGTATTCGGTGACATACCTGAGTTTAAGTCACCCATCAAAGTGGTCGGAAAAGAGGCTAAGAAGCTAAAGGATGTGATGTAG